Proteins co-encoded in one Candidatus Cloacimonadota bacterium genomic window:
- a CDS encoding inositol monophosphatase — protein sequence MIEFIKKIALEAGEIIKKGYYSELTNIEHKGQVDLVTETDLKSEELLKKRIKEKFPNDNIVSEETSSGYNFGKRNWIIDPLDGTTNFSHKFPVFAVSIGLEIAGIISFGVVYNPILNEMFFAEKGKGAFYNDELIQVSEKDKISNSLIATGFAYDRWEKGDFYIKEYLAFMKRCQGVRRVGAAAVDLCYVAMGRLDGFFERKLKPWDMAAGSLIVTEAGGNISQFNGEKWHYLDDTIIASNGK from the coding sequence ATGATAGAATTCATAAAAAAAATCGCACTCGAAGCGGGTGAGATAATTAAAAAAGGATATTATTCGGAGCTGACAAATATCGAACATAAAGGTCAGGTCGATTTAGTAACTGAAACAGATTTGAAAAGCGAAGAACTTCTTAAAAAACGAATCAAAGAAAAATTTCCAAATGATAATATAGTTTCGGAAGAAACAAGCTCGGGATATAATTTTGGAAAACGGAACTGGATCATCGATCCGCTTGATGGAACCACGAATTTTTCTCATAAATTCCCGGTTTTTGCAGTTTCTATCGGATTGGAGATCGCTGGTATAATTTCTTTTGGAGTCGTTTACAATCCAATTTTAAACGAGATGTTTTTTGCCGAGAAAGGGAAAGGTGCTTTTTATAATGATGAATTAATTCAAGTATCGGAAAAAGATAAAATCTCCAATTCTCTAATTGCTACCGGTTTTGCCTATGATCGCTGGGAAAAAGGTGATTTTTATATCAAGGAATATCTTGCTTTTATGAAAAGATGTCAGGGTGTGCGTCGAGTTGGAGCAGCTGCCGTCGATCTTTGTTATGTAGCTATGGGAAGGCTGGATGGATTTTTTGAAAGGAAATTAAAACCATGGGATATGGCTGCTGGAAGTTTGATCGTAACAGAAGCCGGAGGAAATATTTCTCAATTCAATGGAGAAAAATGGCATTATCTCGATGATACGATCATTGCTTCGAATGGGAAGAT